One window from the genome of Halictus rubicundus isolate RS-2024b unplaced genomic scaffold, iyHalRubi1_principal scaffold0088, whole genome shotgun sequence encodes:
- the LOC143363667 gene encoding uncharacterized protein LOC143363667, giving the protein SVTSGAPHPPIAADYWSSGSSPQRKRTEINDIPSPQRRSSNNDSIQGHPIWSYQQSLNNQWKTRIAKIHDEFKTFEAVQDQLEMIADGNTFETRINERIEFADSYYEIVGKAQTIIDNASQAVAKPVTEPVINSAENRTSDLLSHLFDAETVNAIEANVKLPTLHLPKFHGSYAAWPTFSDAFKTSIHDNPRFRDGQKLSYLRSCLTGKAAEKIESLETTAANYSIAWDILERHYNNPTAIVNNRIKALFELPQCGRSNPNSLGDLIDEATKHYRALEAMNQPFLEAFPVYAITSKLDEQTKQRWKEHTQGKAFPSVNELLEFLQNRFRVLEDLQPDIQKKPQQPMHRTLAPQNSYNQRPTQHWFNQPKPTIAYPSKVTAVCHLCQGAHFTQYCSKLSDTDVNHRIEIVRKAGLCHNCLRSNHFTKDCHTRTCKKCRGKHHTILHIDTQNSNQAIQSPKTSLNSINIPSEVLLSTALIKIADNQGKYHTCRVLLDSGSQTHFITERLAAKLELPRNKVDTPVVGINQVVSTIKTSVNTIIQSRINAFSTRLNLLVVPQISGSIPTRSIRAEELQIPANVQLADPTFYKTAKIDGLIGAEIFYKLLAVGQFTLDNTAVTLQKTRLGWVVTGSLPNQNNTKNRICNLTLDAIHNQIVKFWEVEDGPQTPVLSREEKHCETHYQSNTTRDPQSGIYTVRLPFKENPTNLGESYHIALKRFHSLERSLDRNEQLKSEYTEFLREYIKLGHMSVVDSPVREEGYYLPHHGVIKDNSVTTKLRVVFDASCKTSAAISLNKILMVGPTIQDDLFSLLVRFRSHIYVLTADITKMYRQIRVHSDDRNFQKILWRESTDQPIRTYRLNTVTYGTSCAPFLAIRTLHQLAADETLTYPIASRILRKDFYVDDLLTGAKTIEEAVTIREEITELCQKGGFKLRQWASNAPELLDIRQDKLEETHLKLDLENTVNALGIRWNAREDTISYAVKDFNNTKRITKRTILSQVAQLFDPLGLLAPIIIRAKMIMQELWASKLNWDESVSEELHTKWVNYCRDLTYIKTIKITRRVVISDYQSLQLHGFCDASEQAYGACIYMRSKTNNKVQNYVPHIYYPNFTKPS; this is encoded by the exons ATTCAGTGACGTCTGGAGCGCCACATCCGCCGATCGCAGCCGATTATTGGTCATCAGGATCATCGCCACAGAGGAAGCGCACTGAGATCAACGACATACCTTCACCACAACGCCGAAGCAGCAACAACGACAGCATCCAAGGTCATCCCATCTGGAGCTATCAACAATCCCTCAACAACCAG TGGAAAACGCGAATCGCGAAGATACACGACGAGTTCAAGACATTCGAAGCCGTGCAGGATCAACTAGAAATGATCGCTGACGGAAATACATTCGAGACGCGGATAAACGAACGGATAGAATTTGCGGACAGTTATTACGAAATAGTAGGAAAGGCGCAAACGATCATCGACAACGCGTCGCAAGCAGTAGCAAAACCCGTAACCGAACCCGTAATCAACAGCGCAGAGAACCGAACATCCGATCTGTTATCTCACTTATTCGATGCTGAGACGGTTAACGCAATAGAAGCAAATGTAAAGCTACCTACGTTACACCTTCCGAAATTTCATGGGTCATATGCCGCATGGCCAACCTTTAGCGATGCCTTTAAAACATCGATACACGACAACCCTCGATTTCGGGACGGGCAAAAATTATCATACTTGCGTTCGTGCCTGACGGGAAAGGCAGCAGAAAAGATAGAATCCCTAGAAACTACCGCAGCTAATTATTCGATTGCGTGGGACATCTTAGAACGTCATTATAATAATCCCACTGCAATCGTGAATAATAGAATCAAGGCGTTATTTGAGCTACCTCAATGCGGGCGGTCGAATCCAAATTCTCTGGGCGATCTTATAGACGAAGCCACAAAACACTACCGCGCATTAGAAGCAATGAATCAACCATTCTTAGAAGCCTTCCCGGTGTACGCGATAACTTCCAAACTAGACGAACAGACAAAACAAAGGTGGAAGGAACACACCCAAGGGAAAGCGTTTCCGTCAGTCAACGAACTTTtggaatttttacaaaacagATTTAGGGTATTAGAAGATCTGCAACCCGATATACAAAAAAAACCCCAACAACCGATGCACAGAACGTTAGCACCGCAGAATTCATATAACCAACGACCAACACAGCATTGGTTCAATCAGCCGAAACCAACAATCGCATACCCAAGTAAAGTAACAGCCGTATGCCATTTGTGTCAGGGCGCTCATTTTACACAATATTGTTCGAAGCTTAGTGACACGGATGTAAATCATCGAATTGAAATAGTACGGAAGGCAGGACTCTGCCACAATTGCCTTAGATCGAATCACTTTACGAAAGATTGCCACACCAGAACATGCAAAAAATGCCGTGGAAAACATCATACAATATTACACATAGACACACAGAATTCGAATCAGGCCATACAATCTCCAAAAACCTCATTAAATTCGATTAATATTCCTTCGGAAGTATTGTTATCGACCGCGTTGATTAAAATTGCGGATAATCAGGGAAAATATCACACATGTCGGGTGCTATTAGATTCGGGATCACAGACTCATTTTATCACAGAGAGACTAGCCGCAAAACTCGAACTTCCTCGCAACAAAGTTGACACACCAGTAGTCGGAATCAATCAAGTAGTGTCAACAATAAAAACATCAGTAAACACAATAATTCAGTCACGAATAAACGCCTTTTCTACGCGTTTAAATTTATTGGTAGTGCCCCAAATCAGTGGATCAATACCCACGCGATCAATACGCGCCGAAGAATTACAAATACCAGCAAACGTACAATTAGCGGATCCCACGTTCTATAAAACTGCCAAAATCGATGGACTGATCGGTGCCGAGATATTTTACAAGCTGCTCGCGGTCGGGCAATTTACCCTAGACAACACAGCGGTCACGTTACAAAAGACCAGATTAGGATGGGTGGTAACAGGGTCTTTACCCAACCAAAACAACACTAAAAATCGAATTTGCAACTTGACGCTAGACGCTATTCATAATCAGATAGTAAAATTTTGGGAAGTTGAAGACGGTCCACAAACGCCGGTACTATCACGGGAAGAAAAACATTGCGAAACCCACTATCAGTCAAACACGACACGCGATCCACAGTCAGGTATTTACACCGTACGCCTACCATTCAAAGAAAATCCCACGAATCTAGGAGAGTCATATCACATTGCACTAAAACGATTTCATAGTTTAGAACGATCACTTGACAGAAACGAGCAATTAAAGTCCGAATACACTGAATTTTTGCGGGAATATATTAAATTAGGACACATGTCGGTAGTAGATTCCCCGGTGAGAGAGGAAGGGTACTACCTGCCGCACCACGGGGTAATAAAGGACAATAGTGTAACCACGAAACTTCGCGTCGTATTTGATGCGTCTTGTAAAACTTCAGCAGCCATATCGTTAAATAAAATACTCATGGTAGGACCCACTATACAAGACGACCTATTCTCGTTATTAGTCCGATTCAGATCACACATCTATGTACTAACCGCAgacattacaaaaatgtaccgacaaatacgagtacacTCAGACGATCGCAATTTTCAGAAGATCTTGTGGCGGGAATCTACAGATCAACCAATAAGAACTTACAGATTAAACACGGTTACATACGGGACATCGTGCGCACCATTTTTAGCAATTCGTACATTGCACCAATTAGCAGCAGACGAAACTTTGACGTATCCAATAGCATCGCGAATACTCCGCAAGGATTTTTATGTCGACGATTTACTGACTGGCGCTAAAACAATTGAGGAAGCAGTAACAATTCGCGAAGAGATCACGGAACTTTGTCAGAAAGGGGGATTTAAACTTCGACAATGGGCATCAAACGCGCCCGAATTACTCGATATCCGACAAGATAAGTTGGAAGAGACGCATCTAAAACTAGATCTAGAGAACACGGTCAACGCTTTAGGCATACGGTGGAACGCGAGAGAAGACACGATATCATACGCAGTCAAAGATTTTAATAATACTAAACGGATCACAAAACGAACAATATTGTCACAAGTAGCGCAACTTTTTGACCCCTTAGGACTATTGGCGCCCATAATAATACGGGCAAAAATGATCATGCAGGAACTGTGGGCATCAAAATTGAATTGGGACGAATCGGTATCGGAAGAACTCCATACGAAATGGGTAAATTATTGTAGAGATTTAACATACATAAAAACAATCAAGATAACACGTAGAGTAGTCATCAGCGATTACCAGTCATTGCAGTTACATGGATTCTGCGATGCTAGCGAACAAGCCTACGGTGCATGTATTTACATGAGGTCGAAAACCAACAACAAAGTGCAA AATTATGTGCCGCATATCTATTATCCAAACTTTACAAAACCATCATGA